Proteins from a genomic interval of Bacteroidia bacterium:
- the plsY gene encoding glycerol-3-phosphate 1-O-acyltransferase PlsY translates to MCCIIAILFAYLIGSIPTALWISEVFYGIDIRTKGSGNSGSTNAFRVLGVKAGIAVQVVDILKGVAAISLANEVHKSAIPTFLIDPVYPLLPLQMILGISAVIGHVFPIWAQFRGGKGINTLLGVMLAINWQIAILCLLVFCVVLFISKFVSLSSICAVFAYPITVLMFNIFGEYHYRLWFILSGFGIFLFVVYTHRSNIRRLLSHSESRVRFKLRSR, encoded by the coding sequence ATGTGCTGTATTATTGCAATACTGTTTGCCTATCTAATAGGCTCTATTCCCACAGCGCTGTGGATAAGTGAAGTATTTTACGGTATAGATATACGCACAAAAGGCTCAGGAAATTCGGGAAGCACAAATGCTTTTCGGGTACTGGGAGTTAAGGCAGGAATCGCTGTTCAAGTTGTAGATATTTTGAAAGGAGTAGCTGCGATAAGTTTAGCAAACGAGGTACATAAAAGTGCTATTCCTACTTTTTTGATAGACCCTGTGTATCCACTTTTACCTTTACAAATGATATTAGGCATAAGTGCAGTAATTGGACATGTATTTCCTATTTGGGCGCAATTCAGAGGTGGAAAAGGGATTAACACTTTATTAGGAGTTATGTTAGCCATCAATTGGCAAATTGCGATATTATGTTTGTTAGTATTTTGTGTTGTGTTGTTTATTTCAAAATTTGTTTCTTTGAGTTCTATTTGTGCAGTGTTTGCTTATCCGATTACGGTGTTAATGTTCAATATTTTTGGGGAGTATCACTATCGGCTTTGGTTTATATTATCAGGTTTTGGGATATTTTTATTTGTGGTTTATACTCATAGAAGCAATATTCGCAGACTATTGTCGCATTCTGAAAGTAGAGTGAGGTTTAAATTGCGGTCAAGATGA